The Candidatus Methylacidiphilales bacterium genome window below encodes:
- a CDS encoding ATP-dependent 6-phosphofructokinase, whose amino-acid sequence MLDVAGGGVVAFAEACGEYEDFLHGGSDRGGGGFRQAWGEVGVGVKFLVGGVEDGLRVEACLLGEGGMSMRIGILTSGGDCPGLNAVIQSAVYSAHRLGWETIGFIDGYEGLLRPVRYKVLTPENTRRIMSTGGTIIGTTNKGRFVAKVGHGERAKVPAEVIAEAKQTLRDLGVDALIAVGGDGSLTTAQQLFEEGVPVVGVPKTIDNDISATAMTFGFDSAVECVMRALDSLQTTAASHKRVMIVEAMGRYAGWIALYGGIAGGADIILIPEIPFSYEKIFRDVRDRLDAGAEYIMMVVAEGAKPIGGDYVTRSMRGCGEARLGGISQVIAEAIQENTGREARAVVLGHLQRGGNPTTFDRILGTRFGCAAVKLIREGKFGRMVSYLNYMIGDVSIAEAVGQLKLVPVDHQMVQMARDLGVSFGD is encoded by the coding sequence GTGTTGGATGTTGCGGGCGGCGGTGTTGTGGCCTTCGCCGAAGCCTGCGGTGAATATGAGGATTTTCTTCACGGGGGTAGTGATAGGGGTGGTGGAGGCTTTCGACAAGCTTGGGGTGAGGTGGGGGTGGGGGTAAAATTTTTGGTGGGTGGGGTGGAAGATGGCTTGCGTGTGGAGGCTTGTTTGCTAGGAGAGGGCGGTATGTCTATGCGTATTGGTATATTGACGAGTGGTGGGGATTGTCCTGGGTTGAATGCGGTGATTCAGTCTGCGGTGTATTCGGCGCATCGTTTGGGGTGGGAGACGATAGGGTTTATTGATGGGTATGAGGGGTTGTTGCGGCCGGTGCGTTATAAGGTGTTGACGCCTGAGAATACGCGGCGGATTATGAGCACGGGGGGGACGATTATTGGGACGACGAATAAGGGGCGTTTTGTGGCGAAGGTGGGGCATGGGGAGAGGGCTAAGGTGCCGGCTGAGGTGATTGCGGAGGCTAAGCAGACGTTGAGGGATTTGGGGGTGGATGCGTTGATTGCGGTGGGTGGGGATGGGTCTTTGACGACAGCTCAGCAGTTGTTTGAGGAGGGGGTGCCGGTTGTGGGGGTGCCGAAGACGATTGATAATGATATTTCGGCGACGGCGATGACGTTTGGTTTTGATTCGGCGGTGGAGTGTGTGATGCGGGCGTTGGATAGCTTGCAGACTACGGCTGCGAGCCATAAGAGGGTGATGATTGTGGAGGCAATGGGGCGGTATGCGGGGTGGATTGCGTTGTATGGGGGGATTGCGGGTGGGGCGGATATTATTTTGATTCCTGAGATTCCGTTTTCGTATGAGAAGATTTTTAGGGATGTGCGGGATCGGTTGGATGCTGGGGCGGAGTATATTATGATGGTGGTGGCGGAGGGGGCGAAGCCGATCGGGGGGGATTATGTGACGAGGTCTATGCGAGGGTGTGGGGAGGCGAGGTTGGGGGGGATTAGTCAGGTGATAGCGGAGGCGATTCAGGAGAATACGGGGCGGGAGGCGAGGGCAGTGGTGTTGGGGCATTTGCAGCGGGGGGGGAATCCGACGACGTTTGATCGGATTTTGGGGACGCGTTTTGGGTGTGCGGCGGTGAAGTTGATAAGGGAGGGGAAGTTTGGGCGGATGGTGAGTTATCTTAATTATATGATTGGGGATGTGTCGATTGCGGAGGCGGTGGGGCAGTTGAAGTTAGTGCCTGTGGATCATCAGATGGTGCAGATGGCGCGGGATTTGGGGGTGTCGTTTGGTGATTGA